The following proteins are co-located in the Fluviicola sp. genome:
- a CDS encoding AarF/UbiB family protein yields the protein MWIFRFSSNLKNFFRLLSIIRIIAGHYVANWLTTGPLRVIFDPRGKNRKTRSERLRLIIEDLGPTFIKFGQIVADRPDIASEGLRMELKKLQSSARPMPDDIAIQIIENEIGASIDTVFAEFDERHIASASIAQVYTARLHTGEKVVLKVQRPNIRNKIRLDIKLLQIFAQKIQNQYPEISNFNLIRFIEDFGDIMLKELDFMNELSNMMRFKHMFKGDDRVYVPKVYSKYSTSKLLIMEYVEGEPPDNLMNLIDKGYNPKVIAENGMNVILTMILKHGFFHADPHSGNMFIRGNNQIVLIDFGMCASLKPKQIDGLIDFLIGFADNSPHKIAKALLKLTEVENFRDIESLEFEINELTMKYTFYSYNEVDISGLFTDTFKLLMKYGITIPSSLYMLLKTLVTIQKVAESLQVKLDLINMVKPYATEKIKERFGWKNIKSKIISSAEDYLYLVETLPKDIKAIITSFKHEGLRHNIKLGEEGNTIGNTEIRRHIYRFGAIVLLGMLLICATLLKVYNVKTVIYNSKGEPFMQSAFGNFPDVFFVTTVIISVFVVLRLMFRAK from the coding sequence ATGTGGATTTTTCGCTTTAGTTCAAACCTCAAAAATTTCTTCAGGCTATTATCGATCATTCGGATCATTGCAGGTCATTACGTTGCCAATTGGCTGACAACCGGTCCGTTGCGTGTAATCTTCGACCCGAGAGGAAAAAATCGCAAGACACGTTCCGAAAGACTGCGTTTAATCATTGAAGACCTTGGGCCGACATTTATCAAGTTCGGTCAAATCGTTGCAGACAGACCCGATATTGCTTCGGAAGGTTTGCGGATGGAGCTGAAAAAATTACAATCTTCCGCAAGGCCAATGCCCGATGATATTGCCATCCAGATCATTGAAAACGAGATCGGAGCTTCTATTGATACTGTTTTTGCAGAATTCGATGAAAGACATATTGCATCTGCATCTATTGCACAGGTTTACACTGCTAGACTACATACCGGGGAGAAAGTGGTCCTGAAAGTACAGCGCCCGAATATCCGCAACAAAATCCGATTGGATATCAAACTCCTCCAGATCTTTGCCCAAAAAATCCAGAATCAATACCCGGAGATCAGCAATTTTAACCTGATCCGTTTTATCGAGGATTTTGGGGATATCATGCTCAAAGAGCTCGATTTCATGAATGAGCTTTCAAACATGATGCGCTTCAAACACATGTTCAAAGGAGACGACCGTGTGTATGTGCCTAAAGTTTACAGCAAGTATTCTACGTCGAAATTATTGATCATGGAGTATGTGGAAGGCGAACCGCCCGACAATCTCATGAACCTCATTGACAAAGGATACAATCCGAAAGTCATTGCAGAAAATGGAATGAACGTGATCCTGACGATGATCCTTAAACATGGTTTCTTCCATGCTGACCCGCATTCCGGAAATATGTTTATCCGCGGGAATAACCAGATTGTCCTGATCGATTTCGGGATGTGTGCCAGCCTGAAACCGAAGCAGATTGACGGACTGATTGACTTCCTGATCGGCTTTGCAGACAACAGTCCGCATAAAATTGCCAAAGCACTTTTGAAGTTAACCGAGGTGGAAAACTTCCGGGATATCGAAAGCCTCGAATTTGAGATCAATGAATTAACCATGAAATACACGTTCTACTCCTATAACGAAGTAGATATTTCCGGGTTATTTACAGATACGTTCAAATTACTGATGAAATACGGGATCACTATTCCGAGCAGTTTGTACATGCTCTTGAAAACGCTCGTAACCATTCAGAAAGTAGCGGAATCGTTGCAGGTAAAACTCGACCTGATCAACATGGTGAAACCGTACGCTACCGAAAAAATCAAAGAGCGTTTCGGGTGGAAAAACATCAAATCCAAGATCATTTCCTCTGCGGAAGATTATTTGTACCTGGTAGAAACGCTTCCGAAGGACATCAAAGCAATCATCACCAGTTTCAAACACGAAGGGCTTCGCCACAATATCAAATTGGGTGAAGAAGGAAATACGATCGGAAACACCGAAATCAGGAGACATATTTACCGTTTCGGTGCGATCGTTTTATTGGGGATGTTATTGATCTGTGCGACTCTTTTGAAGGTTTACAACGTAAAAACAGTGATTTACAATTCCAAGGGAGAACCGTTCATGCAGTCTGCATTCGGAAATTTCCCGGATGTCTTCTTCGTTACGACAGTCATCATATCTGTTTTCGTTGTTTTACGTTTGATGTTCAGGGCTAAATAA
- a CDS encoding amino acid permease, whose amino-acid sequence MASSVWRKKPMSAFEADMKKSQLKRVLGKWSLTAIGVGAIIGGGIFVLTGTGAYYHAGPALALSFVIAGIACVFAALCYSEFAAILPVEGSAYAYAYGTIGELLAWIIGWGLVLEYAMGSMTVAVSWSGYFNKLLKMFHIVLPEWLTSDPASYTGTGFSMNLPAFLIVLLVVSLLVRGTKGAAKANNFIVVLKVSAVLFVIIAGLFFINTANWSPFIPEVKQVAHEGVKHSAYGITGIISGAAAIFFAYVGFDAVSTQAGEAINPKKDVPFAIVASLLICTILYILVSLVLTGMMNYQDFDPKGAYPDAIKAPVAYAFDIAGQKWAGYIITIAATVGLISVLMVMIMGQSRIFLGMAKDGLIPKVFAEINPVSGTPKRNLYILGVVIATVAAFTPINKLADMTSFGTLFAFLMVCIAVWVLRVKQPDLPRTFKVPALPVIAVLGILINIYLMWNLSIDAQLLSLSWLALGIIIYFLYSRRKSNLNHYNLDASITHHDEELNEE is encoded by the coding sequence ATGGCAAGTAGTGTATGGCGTAAAAAGCCAATGAGCGCTTTTGAAGCGGACATGAAGAAAAGTCAATTGAAGCGTGTTCTTGGAAAATGGAGCTTAACTGCAATTGGTGTCGGTGCAATTATCGGAGGAGGGATCTTCGTTCTTACGGGAACGGGAGCTTATTATCATGCCGGCCCTGCATTGGCTCTTTCATTTGTAATTGCAGGTATTGCATGTGTTTTTGCTGCTTTATGTTATTCGGAATTTGCTGCAATTTTGCCGGTTGAAGGATCCGCTTATGCATATGCTTACGGAACTATCGGGGAACTTTTGGCGTGGATTATCGGTTGGGGACTCGTCCTGGAGTATGCCATGGGATCGATGACGGTCGCTGTTTCTTGGTCGGGGTACTTTAACAAATTGCTGAAAATGTTCCACATCGTTCTGCCTGAGTGGCTGACGTCCGATCCTGCAAGTTATACGGGAACAGGTTTTTCCATGAATTTACCGGCGTTTCTGATTGTTTTATTGGTAGTAAGTCTTTTGGTAAGAGGAACGAAAGGTGCGGCCAAAGCGAACAATTTCATTGTAGTTCTGAAAGTATCAGCAGTACTTTTCGTAATTATTGCCGGTTTATTCTTTATCAATACAGCCAACTGGTCTCCGTTTATTCCGGAAGTAAAACAAGTGGCGCATGAAGGTGTGAAACACAGTGCTTATGGAATTACCGGGATTATTTCCGGTGCAGCGGCAATCTTCTTTGCTTACGTGGGGTTTGATGCCGTTTCGACCCAGGCAGGGGAAGCTATTAATCCGAAGAAAGACGTACCGTTTGCAATTGTTGCTTCGCTATTGATCTGTACCATTTTATACATCCTTGTTTCTTTGGTATTGACCGGAATGATGAACTACCAGGATTTCGACCCGAAAGGTGCTTACCCGGATGCAATTAAAGCTCCTGTTGCTTACGCCTTTGATATTGCCGGTCAAAAATGGGCAGGCTATATCATTACGATTGCTGCAACGGTTGGTTTGATTTCCGTATTGATGGTAATGATTATGGGGCAATCACGTATTTTCCTTGGAATGGCAAAAGACGGATTGATCCCGAAGGTATTCGCAGAAATCAACCCGGTTTCCGGAACTCCGAAACGCAATTTGTACATTCTTGGAGTTGTTATTGCAACTGTGGCGGCATTTACACCGATCAACAAATTGGCGGATATGACCAGCTTCGGGACGTTATTTGCCTTCTTAATGGTTTGTATCGCGGTTTGGGTACTTCGTGTGAAACAACCGGATTTGCCTCGTACGTTCAAAGTGCCTGCTCTTCCTGTAATCGCGGTTTTAGGTATTCTGATCAATATCTATTTGATGTGGAACCTGAGTATCGACGCTCAGTTGCTGTCTCTTAGCTGGCTTGCGTTAGGGATTATCATTTACTTCCTTTACAGCCGCAGAAAAAGTAATCTGAACCATTACAACCTGGATGCTTCGATTACTCATCACGATGAAGAATTGAACGAAGAATAA
- a CDS encoding amino acid permease, which produces MEENTTKKSLGLLDATFLVAGSMIGSGIFIVSSEMSRDLGSSGWLLVTWLLTGIITLFGALSYGELAAMFPKAGGQFVYIREAWGKLPSFLYGWTTFAVIQTGVIAAVGVAFGKFAGVFFPVLVDKTLLEYGSVKINGANFVGVGTILILTLINVRGINYGKIIQAIFTSSKLIALAVLIVAGIIVGFYSGFFDENFHDMWEATSTKKEDGGWITTDLTAVGLMIVLSTTIINSLFSSDAWNNVTFIAGDIRNPERNLPRALFLGTFIVTILYILANVAYLGLLPLHGTPFEGDFVYTKEAVESTGIQFASSDRVGTSAAFMLFGNIANILMAILIMISTFGCNNGLIMAGSRLFYAMSKDGLFFNKAGKLNRFGVPAWAMWIQNLWAIALCFSGSYGILIKFATFGSMVFYIVTILGLFKLRRTMPDADRPYKAVGYPVIPFLYLVFAVIICVSLTVFTFWDTFGSIVLILAGIPIYYLAFKRKEPIS; this is translated from the coding sequence ATGGAAGAAAACACGACCAAAAAATCGCTGGGATTATTAGATGCTACGTTCCTCGTTGCGGGAAGTATGATCGGTTCCGGGATATTCATCGTTTCATCGGAAATGTCGCGCGATCTGGGAAGTTCAGGCTGGTTGCTTGTGACCTGGCTGCTTACCGGGATCATTACTTTGTTCGGGGCATTGAGTTACGGAGAATTGGCCGCGATGTTCCCGAAAGCCGGCGGACAATTTGTTTACATCCGTGAGGCCTGGGGAAAATTACCTTCGTTTTTATACGGATGGACCACTTTTGCGGTGATTCAAACCGGGGTTATTGCCGCTGTTGGCGTGGCATTCGGGAAATTTGCCGGCGTGTTTTTTCCGGTGCTGGTCGATAAAACATTGCTTGAGTATGGATCCGTTAAGATCAACGGGGCAAACTTTGTCGGAGTAGGAACGATTCTAATATTGACGCTCATCAACGTACGCGGAATCAATTACGGGAAAATCATCCAGGCAATTTTCACCAGTTCCAAGTTGATCGCACTCGCAGTTTTGATTGTAGCGGGAATTATCGTCGGGTTTTATTCCGGATTTTTTGATGAGAACTTCCACGACATGTGGGAAGCAACTTCCACAAAAAAGGAAGATGGCGGTTGGATAACCACCGATCTAACAGCGGTCGGGTTAATGATCGTACTTTCTACCACGATCATCAATTCCCTGTTTTCTTCGGATGCCTGGAATAACGTGACGTTCATTGCCGGAGATATCCGGAACCCCGAACGGAATTTGCCCCGCGCCCTGTTTCTTGGAACGTTTATCGTTACGATCCTCTATATTCTGGCAAACGTGGCTTATCTGGGCTTGCTGCCGCTTCACGGAACTCCTTTTGAGGGTGATTTTGTGTATACGAAAGAAGCAGTTGAATCCACCGGAATCCAGTTTGCCAGTTCGGATAGGGTAGGAACGTCGGCCGCGTTTATGCTGTTCGGGAATATTGCGAACATCCTGATGGCAATCCTGATCATGATCTCAACCTTCGGGTGTAACAACGGACTGATCATGGCCGGTTCGCGCTTGTTCTATGCCATGTCGAAAGACGGATTATTTTTCAATAAAGCCGGTAAATTAAATCGTTTCGGAGTGCCGGCGTGGGCCATGTGGATACAAAACTTATGGGCAATTGCCCTGTGTTTCTCCGGATCCTATGGAATCCTGATCAAGTTCGCCACTTTCGGTTCGATGGTTTTTTACATTGTAACGATTTTAGGATTGTTCAAACTGAGAAGAACAATGCCGGATGCAGACCGTCCTTACAAAGCGGTCGGTTATCCGGTGATTCCCTTTTTGTATCTGGTTTTCGCGGTGATAATCTGTGTTTCACTGACTGTATTTACTTTCTGGGATACATTCGGAAGTATTGTATTGATCCTGGCTGGGATCCCAATTTATTACCTGGCATTTAAGCGAAAAGAACCGATCAGCTAG
- the dnaK gene encoding molecular chaperone DnaK, translated as MGKIIGIDLGTTNSCVSVMEGNEPVVIANSEGKRTTPSVVAFVDGGELKVGDPAKRQAITNPTKTIYSIKRFMGSSFDDVKNEAGRVPYKVVKGDNNTPRVDIDGRLYTPQEISAMILQKMKKTAEDYLGQEVTEAVVTVPAYFNDSQRQATKEAGEIAGLTIKRIINEPTAAALAYGLDKKGVDQKIVVFDFGGGTHDVSVLELGDGVFEVLATDGDTHLGGDDVDEAIINWLADEFKAEEGLDLRQDPMALQRLKEAAEKAKIELSSTTSTEINLPYIMPVNGIPKHLVRTLQRSKFEQLIASIVERTIAPCRSALQNAGLSTSDIDEVILVGGSTRIPVIQDAVQRFFGKAPSKGVNPDEVVAVGAAIQGGVLTGEVKDVLLLDVIPLSLGIETMGGVFTKLIEANTTIPTKKSETFSTAADNQPAVDIHVLQGERPMAGDNKTLGRFSLTDIPPARRGEPQIEVTFDVDANGIMHISAKDKGTGKEQSIKIEASSGLSDEEIKRMKAEAEANADADKKRMQEAETLNKADSLIFQTERQLKEYGDKIPADKKQPIEDALAALKTEFEAKNMANLDAAMERLNTAFQAASQEMYNAANAGGADQGAQGGNTGGNPGDEVTDVDFEEVNDKK; from the coding sequence ATGGGAAAAATAATTGGAATCGATTTAGGAACAACGAACTCATGTGTTTCCGTAATGGAAGGAAATGAGCCGGTTGTAATCGCAAATTCTGAAGGTAAACGTACAACACCCTCTGTGGTAGCATTCGTGGATGGTGGCGAACTGAAAGTTGGTGACCCTGCGAAGCGTCAGGCGATTACCAACCCAACAAAGACAATTTACTCCATCAAGCGTTTCATGGGATCATCTTTTGACGATGTGAAAAATGAGGCTGGACGTGTACCTTATAAAGTTGTAAAAGGCGATAACAACACTCCGCGTGTGGATATTGACGGTCGTTTGTATACACCGCAGGAAATCTCTGCAATGATTCTTCAGAAAATGAAGAAAACTGCTGAAGATTATTTAGGTCAGGAAGTAACTGAAGCAGTTGTAACTGTTCCGGCTTACTTTAATGACTCACAGCGCCAAGCTACAAAAGAAGCCGGTGAAATTGCAGGTTTGACAATCAAACGTATTATCAACGAACCTACAGCTGCAGCGTTGGCTTACGGTTTGGATAAAAAAGGAGTGGATCAAAAAATTGTTGTATTCGACTTCGGTGGTGGTACACATGACGTTTCCGTATTGGAATTGGGAGACGGAGTATTTGAAGTATTGGCAACAGACGGAGATACACACTTAGGTGGTGACGATGTGGATGAGGCAATCATCAACTGGTTGGCTGATGAGTTCAAGGCTGAAGAAGGTTTGGATTTACGTCAGGACCCGATGGCTTTGCAACGTTTGAAAGAAGCTGCTGAAAAAGCGAAGATCGAATTGTCTTCAACAACTTCAACAGAAATCAACTTGCCATACATCATGCCGGTGAACGGAATTCCGAAACACTTGGTAAGAACATTGCAACGTTCAAAATTCGAGCAATTGATCGCTTCTATCGTTGAAAGAACAATCGCTCCTTGTCGTTCTGCCCTTCAAAATGCAGGATTATCTACAAGCGATATCGATGAAGTAATTTTGGTTGGTGGATCAACACGTATTCCTGTAATCCAGGATGCAGTTCAGCGTTTCTTCGGAAAAGCTCCGTCAAAAGGAGTAAACCCGGATGAAGTAGTAGCAGTTGGTGCGGCAATTCAAGGTGGTGTATTGACAGGTGAAGTGAAAGATGTATTGCTTTTGGACGTTATTCCATTGTCTTTGGGAATCGAAACAATGGGAGGTGTATTCACGAAATTGATCGAAGCAAATACAACTATTCCGACTAAAAAATCGGAGACTTTCTCAACAGCGGCAGACAACCAGCCGGCAGTGGATATTCACGTATTGCAGGGTGAGCGTCCGATGGCAGGCGACAACAAAACATTGGGTCGTTTCTCATTGACAGACATTCCACCGGCTCGTCGCGGAGAACCACAAATTGAAGTAACTTTCGATGTGGATGCTAACGGAATCATGCACATTTCTGCAAAAGACAAAGGAACCGGAAAAGAGCAGTCTATCAAGATTGAAGCATCTTCAGGTTTGTCTGATGAAGAAATCAAGCGTATGAAAGCAGAAGCGGAAGCAAATGCAGATGCTGATAAAAAACGCATGCAGGAAGCTGAAACGCTAAATAAAGCGGATTCATTGATCTTCCAGACTGAGCGTCAGTTGAAAGAGTACGGAGATAAAATTCCTGCAGATAAAAAACAACCGATCGAAGATGCTTTAGCAGCATTGAAAACTGAGTTTGAAGCGAAAAACATGGCAAACCTGGATGCGGCAATGGAACGTTTGAATACAGCTTTCCAGGCAGCTTCACAGGAAATGTATAACGCTGCAAATGCAGGTGGTGCAGATCAGGGAGCTCAGGGTGGAAACACCGGAGGAAATCCTGGTGATGAAGTAACAGATGTTGATTTCGAAGAAGTTAACGATAAAAAGTAA
- a CDS encoding o-succinylbenzoate synthase: MDSLKHLKASFEAFTLDFKRPSGTSRGVLTQKKGWKLILTNREGITGLGECSVIPGLSPDYSSDDVYEQKLREVCENPFLFTQNKALLMDYPSILFGLESAYFDLLNGGKQIYFEAAKRPGGFSIPINGLIWMGDPFYMQDQIEEKLAAGFSCIKLKVGAIDFKQELRLLEGIRSRFDASKIVLRVDANGAFNMQDALWKLDELAQLDLHSIEQPIKAGSWNDMKALCEQTPLPIALDEELIGINDTNRKVELLETIKPQYIILKPSLHGGFSGSVEWINLAEERQIPWWITSALESNIGLNAIAQFTAGYDPVLPQGLGTGGLYETNFEAPLKIEQGNLIYTR; the protein is encoded by the coding sequence ATGGATTCTTTAAAACACCTCAAAGCTTCTTTTGAGGCATTTACACTGGATTTTAAACGTCCAAGCGGTACAAGTCGCGGTGTTTTAACCCAAAAGAAGGGCTGGAAGCTTATATTGACAAATCGGGAAGGAATTACCGGATTGGGCGAATGCTCGGTCATTCCCGGCTTGTCACCGGATTACAGTTCGGATGATGTTTATGAGCAAAAGCTAAGAGAAGTTTGTGAAAACCCATTTCTATTCACTCAGAACAAAGCGCTTTTAATGGATTATCCTTCCATCCTGTTTGGTTTGGAAAGCGCTTATTTCGACCTGTTAAACGGCGGAAAGCAAATCTATTTTGAAGCAGCAAAAAGACCCGGCGGATTCAGTATTCCTATTAACGGCCTGATCTGGATGGGCGATCCGTTTTACATGCAGGATCAGATCGAAGAAAAACTCGCTGCCGGTTTCAGCTGTATTAAATTAAAAGTCGGAGCTATTGATTTCAAACAGGAATTGAGGTTACTGGAAGGAATCCGTTCCAGGTTTGACGCTTCGAAAATCGTTCTGCGCGTAGACGCGAACGGCGCATTTAATATGCAGGATGCTCTTTGGAAGCTGGATGAATTGGCCCAACTGGACTTACACAGCATCGAACAACCTATCAAAGCAGGATCGTGGAACGACATGAAAGCGCTTTGCGAACAAACACCATTGCCTATTGCATTGGACGAAGAACTGATCGGCATTAATGACACCAATAGAAAGGTCGAATTGCTGGAAACCATCAAACCACAATACATTATCCTGAAACCAAGCTTACACGGCGGATTCAGCGGTTCTGTCGAATGGATTAACCTGGCGGAAGAACGCCAAATTCCCTGGTGGATTACTTCAGCACTGGAAAGCAATATCGGATTGAATGCGATTGCACAATTTACGGCCGGTTACGATCCTGTTTTGCCACAGGGTTTGGGAACGGGCGGATTGTATGAAACGAATTTTGAGGCTCCATTGAAGATTGAACAGGGAAACCTGATTTATACCCGATAA
- the menA gene encoding 1,4-dihydroxy-2-naphthoate octaprenyltransferase, with amino-acid sequence MANSSDWISALRLRTLPLSISGILVGSFIAVFQGYWNPVIFTLALSTTLLFQILSNLANDLGDSLKGADNAGRVGPMRAVQSGSISKNAMKNAVIFTSLLSFISAGLLIYFGTKNLSATSVYIYIVLAIASVFAAITYTIGKKAYGYNGLGDLFVFIFFGLVSVIGVYPLFSDTLSWILIFPAITIGFLSTAVLNLNNMRDRENDEKVGKRTLVVKLGAANAKKYHFFLIITAFVSWGIFQVLTKNWLGFISFLPAILFIKHLVFVSKNTVPRELDSQLKIVALGTFFISLLYVISVSINAWIL; translated from the coding sequence ATGGCAAATTCATCAGACTGGATCAGTGCGCTTAGATTAAGAACACTTCCACTATCTATTTCAGGAATACTCGTAGGTTCATTCATTGCTGTTTTTCAAGGCTACTGGAACCCGGTTATTTTCACTTTGGCCTTATCTACCACGCTTCTTTTTCAAATCCTGTCGAACCTGGCAAATGACCTGGGAGATTCTCTCAAGGGTGCCGACAATGCGGGAAGAGTCGGACCGATGCGCGCCGTTCAGTCCGGATCGATTTCCAAAAACGCCATGAAAAATGCAGTGATTTTCACTTCACTCCTGTCTTTCATCAGCGCCGGGTTATTGATTTACTTCGGAACGAAGAACCTTTCGGCAACAAGCGTTTACATCTACATTGTTTTGGCAATTGCGTCTGTTTTCGCGGCAATTACCTACACGATCGGGAAAAAAGCTTACGGCTACAATGGTTTGGGTGATTTATTCGTTTTTATCTTTTTCGGATTGGTCAGCGTAATTGGTGTTTATCCGTTATTTTCGGATACCTTATCCTGGATCCTTATTTTTCCTGCAATCACCATCGGTTTTTTAAGCACGGCTGTATTGAACCTGAACAATATGCGTGATCGCGAGAATGATGAAAAGGTCGGAAAACGCACTTTGGTGGTCAAACTGGGAGCTGCAAATGCCAAAAAGTATCACTTCTTTTTAATTATCACTGCTTTCGTAAGCTGGGGAATTTTCCAGGTATTGACTAAAAACTGGCTTGGATTCATCTCCTTTCTTCCGGCAATCCTGTTTATTAAACACCTCGTATTTGTTTCCAAAAACACCGTTCCAAGGGAATTGGATTCTCAATTAAAGATCGTTGCTCTCGGTACGTTTTTCATCAGTTTGTTGTACGTTATCAGTGTTTCAATCAACGCATGGATTCTTTAA
- a CDS encoding nitronate monooxygenase, with amino-acid sequence MEKLALSNLLNIEHPIIMAPMFLVSNEEMILAGTENGIAAAIPALNYRSTELLREGLKRMKAKAKGPIGINLIVNASNIYMEEQLKICVEEGVDFFITSLGSPKKVIDAAHGKGIKVFCDVTDVAYAQKVESLGADAVIAVNNRAGGHAGRIDAPTLIKSIKEAISIPVISAGGVGTKKEMDELIAAGADGFSIGSVFIASNEAGVSQEYKQACVDYGAKDIVMTSKLSGTPCTVINTPYVKEIGTEQSWLERILNKNKRLKKWVKALTFYRGMKSLEKAAFSATYKTVWCAGPSIEHVKSIRPVKEIIESLTKP; translated from the coding sequence ATGGAAAAATTGGCTTTGAGCAACTTATTGAATATCGAACATCCGATCATTATGGCTCCCATGTTTTTGGTTTCGAATGAGGAAATGATCCTTGCAGGAACTGAAAATGGAATTGCTGCTGCCATTCCCGCATTGAATTACCGGTCTACAGAGCTTTTGCGGGAAGGTTTGAAGCGCATGAAAGCAAAGGCAAAAGGTCCGATAGGGATTAACCTGATTGTGAATGCTTCCAATATTTACATGGAAGAGCAATTGAAAATTTGCGTGGAAGAAGGGGTCGATTTTTTTATCACTTCTTTAGGTTCTCCGAAAAAAGTCATTGATGCCGCTCATGGAAAAGGAATCAAAGTTTTTTGCGATGTTACGGATGTAGCTTATGCACAGAAAGTGGAATCCCTGGGAGCAGATGCGGTGATTGCAGTTAACAACCGGGCAGGAGGACACGCCGGACGAATAGATGCACCGACCTTAATCAAAAGTATCAAAGAAGCAATTTCCATTCCGGTGATCTCTGCAGGAGGTGTCGGTACAAAAAAAGAAATGGACGAATTAATCGCTGCCGGAGCGGATGGATTTTCCATCGGTTCTGTTTTCATTGCTTCGAATGAAGCAGGTGTTTCCCAGGAATACAAGCAGGCATGTGTCGATTACGGAGCAAAAGATATCGTGATGACTTCAAAACTTTCAGGCACTCCCTGCACAGTCATTAATACGCCCTATGTAAAAGAAATCGGAACGGAACAATCCTGGCTGGAGCGCATTTTAAATAAAAACAAGCGTTTGAAAAAATGGGTGAAAGCGCTCACTTTTTACCGGGGAATGAAATCCCTGGAGAAAGCCGCTTTCAGTGCTACTTACAAAACCGTTTGGTGTGCCGGGCCAAGTATTGAACATGTAAAATCAATCCGTCCGGTAAAAGAAATCATCGAATCCCTTACGAAGCCATGA
- a CDS encoding DUF4442 domain-containing protein, which produces MMLRLMGIFKIPMIGYVRPRLVEINDNDVVVRIKLRRRTKNHLKSMYFGVLAVGADVTAGLHAFYFCDELNVRPSFAFKGMKAEFLKRAETDVLFTCNEGAVVREQVLKAIQTNERQNHWVKVTAKDLNGDIVAFFEMEISVKIK; this is translated from the coding sequence ATGATGCTCCGTCTGATGGGCATTTTCAAAATCCCGATGATTGGCTACGTGCGTCCCCGCTTAGTGGAAATAAACGATAACGACGTGGTTGTAAGGATCAAGCTGAGAAGACGTACAAAGAACCATTTGAAAAGCATGTATTTCGGAGTATTGGCTGTAGGTGCGGATGTAACCGCCGGATTGCATGCCTTTTATTTTTGCGATGAACTCAATGTCCGTCCGTCCTTTGCGTTTAAGGGAATGAAGGCGGAGTTTTTGAAACGTGCAGAAACGGATGTGCTGTTTACCTGCAATGAAGGAGCGGTTGTGCGTGAACAGGTTTTGAAAGCAATCCAAACCAATGAACGGCAAAATCACTGGGTAAAAGTAACTGCCAAAGACCTGAACGGAGATATCGTAGCGTTTTTCGAGATGGAGATTTCAGTGAAGATCAAGTGA
- a CDS encoding rhodanese-like domain-containing protein, with translation MNRITSEVCKQLIQNNEAELIDIREPWEVEICSIGGTKIPMHKIPEVAESMDKSRYYIIVCKTGRRAESVANLLECAHGFKHIAILEGGITNWFETFEPNYEMY, from the coding sequence ATGAATCGTATTACCTCCGAAGTTTGTAAACAGCTGATCCAGAATAATGAGGCAGAACTGATTGATATCCGCGAACCCTGGGAAGTGGAAATCTGTTCTATCGGGGGAACCAAAATACCCATGCATAAAATTCCTGAAGTAGCAGAATCGATGGATAAGTCCCGCTATTACATCATTGTTTGTAAAACCGGTAGAAGAGCGGAATCTGTGGCAAACTTACTGGAGTGCGCTCATGGATTTAAGCACATTGCTATTTTAGAGGGGGGAATTACGAATTGGTTTGAAACATTCGAACCGAATTATGAAATGTACTAA